In Leptospira harrisiae, a genomic segment contains:
- a CDS encoding PilZ domain-containing protein, which produces MDKEIKDPDGILKVITALFGKLPAYIINSDKEFPVKIIALKNKALVINTNLQFLSKDRILTVVHNGSKFLAHFIVAGGDGNGIEILTPVKIQITAASRQGSRVDTSQVQTGMVVSNIINVNDVSKAIGFDDKKVDAILLAYRTKLTKAFPLSSIFFAGRMDNRLRLMHHYDKDIFIIDRKDKSTASADFFPFDEYLRIFESSKIPDSYTSEICVPIKYKGYVHLGYVQVLSEKPLEFEIYKQIQTFANAVSRDIISTGVFQESRDICQVMDLSMGGISFIHAPSRSFSRSVTLNGTILFDLNLEEGKRVTIRGIIKNIRNQETNFRVGCQFYNLTEKDIEILELFLKVEKTENSTEETPVESQELQEDSPEENKEETTSVIGSVDEPGDPFGGAMDSDFPSEEPSPES; this is translated from the coding sequence ATGGATAAGGAAATCAAAGATCCCGACGGAATATTGAAGGTAATCACCGCATTGTTCGGTAAACTACCTGCATACATAATAAACTCAGATAAGGAGTTCCCAGTAAAAATCATCGCCTTAAAGAATAAAGCCCTAGTTATTAATACTAATCTTCAATTTTTAAGTAAAGATAGAATATTGACTGTTGTCCATAATGGCAGTAAGTTTTTAGCGCATTTTATTGTTGCCGGTGGTGATGGAAATGGAATTGAAATTTTAACGCCCGTTAAAATACAAATAACGGCAGCCTCTAGACAAGGATCTAGGGTTGATACAAGTCAAGTTCAAACTGGGATGGTTGTATCCAATATCATCAACGTGAATGATGTGTCTAAGGCAATTGGTTTTGATGATAAAAAAGTAGATGCTATTTTACTTGCTTATCGAACAAAACTCACAAAAGCATTCCCTTTATCATCAATCTTCTTTGCTGGTCGTATGGACAATCGATTGAGACTCATGCATCATTACGATAAAGATATTTTTATCATTGATCGTAAGGATAAGTCTACCGCATCTGCTGACTTTTTTCCCTTTGATGAGTACTTAAGAATTTTTGAAAGTTCTAAAATTCCTGATTCTTACACTTCGGAAATTTGTGTGCCAATTAAATATAAGGGTTATGTTCATCTTGGATATGTACAAGTTTTGTCCGAAAAACCTCTCGAATTCGAAATATATAAACAAATTCAAACTTTTGCGAATGCTGTTAGCCGTGATATCATAAGTACAGGTGTGTTTCAAGAATCACGTGATATTTGCCAGGTTATGGATTTAAGTATGGGAGGTATCAGTTTTATCCATGCACCTTCTCGATCATTCTCAAGATCCGTTACCTTAAACGGAACCATACTTTTTGACCTAAATTTGGAAGAGGGCAAACGAGTCACTATCCGTGGAATCATCAAAAACATTCGTAACCAGGAAACCAACTTTCGAGTGGGTTGCCAATTCTACAACCTAACAGAAAAAGACATAGAGATTTTAGAGTTATTTCTTAAAGTCGAAAAGACAGAGAATTCGACAGAGGAAACTCCGGTCGAATCACAAGAGTTACAGGAAGATAGTCCGGAAGAAAACAAAGAGGAAACAACCTCTGTGATTGGTTCTGTGGACGAACCAGGGGATCCTTTTGGCGGTGCCATGGACTCTGATTTTCCTTCCGAAGAACCAAGTCCCGAATCCTAA
- a CDS encoding RluA family pseudouridine synthase → MSSYHSLIRYPFTGKTVFVFLTTKFPYHSPEEWNYLLEMGRIQVQGEVAGADRLLREGDSVVYDPIPGRIQEPEVDTSYKVLKETEEFLFINKPGNLPMHPAGRYRTRTLLNLLEETYPVVIPVHRLDRETSGIVIFAKSEESRTWLQRKFEKREVKKEYLAVVRGRFPRPMVLEGFLGKDLNSAIRKKMKFSLEEFSDSKFVATEFIPLETSNSQNLSLVLVRPVTGRIHQIRVSLLYLGYPILGDKLYGPRETMFLDFVQTGLSPSLLEELGAERQILHAHSISYVDDRTGESIKVKSDSLKEILSYFPNYLDYVP, encoded by the coding sequence ATGTCATCTTATCATTCATTGATTCGTTATCCTTTTACGGGTAAAACGGTCTTTGTGTTTCTCACCACTAAGTTTCCTTACCACAGTCCAGAAGAGTGGAACTATCTTTTAGAAATGGGCCGCATCCAAGTCCAAGGGGAAGTAGCGGGTGCAGATCGTTTGCTTAGAGAAGGAGACAGTGTTGTATACGATCCTATCCCTGGTCGAATCCAAGAACCGGAAGTCGACACAAGTTATAAGGTGTTAAAGGAAACCGAAGAATTTCTATTTATCAATAAACCGGGAAACTTACCCATGCACCCAGCGGGAAGATACCGCACGAGAACTCTTTTGAATCTTTTAGAAGAGACTTACCCCGTTGTGATTCCTGTCCATCGATTGGACAGAGAGACCTCGGGGATTGTGATTTTTGCAAAATCAGAAGAAAGTCGGACTTGGCTCCAACGAAAATTTGAAAAGAGAGAAGTAAAAAAAGAATATTTGGCCGTGGTTCGAGGAAGGTTTCCGAGGCCAATGGTTTTAGAAGGTTTTCTTGGTAAAGATTTGAATTCAGCGATTCGGAAAAAAATGAAGTTTTCGTTGGAAGAATTTTCTGATTCAAAGTTTGTTGCAACTGAATTTATTCCATTGGAAACTTCCAATTCACAAAATCTAAGTTTGGTGCTTGTTCGGCCTGTAACAGGTAGAATTCATCAAATTCGAGTAAGCCTACTTTATCTTGGTTATCCTATTCTTGGAGATAAATTATATGGGCCAAGAGAAACTATGTTTTTGGATTTTGTTCAAACGGGACTCAGTCCTTCCTTATTAGAAGAACTAGGTGCAGAAAGGCAAATTCTACATGCGCATAGCATAAGTTATGTGGATGATCGAACCGGTGAGAGTATTAAAGTAAAATCGGATTCATTAAAAGAGATTCTATCCTACTTCCCAAACTATCTAGACTATGTCCCATAG
- a CDS encoding DNA methyltransferase: MAGAGRLLKDSEKIVFGEFWTAKQRQGHPIHHTVSYRASFKPELPSFFMKEFLKKKNRVVYDPFGGRGTTAIQANIEGHVAVHNDIHPLSIFLASARQYVPKLEDLEKKLNSLDLDSEVEDDPFDVNLLPFFHPRTLKEIKNLKKYMAEDFSVEMRFISLIALSRLHGHSTGFFSVYTFPQVSIPPEAQAKNNIKRGQSPEYRPIKPRIFQKMKRDLALPIPPFYHEFSKNNLYSLNSANSVPNVASESVDLIVTSPPFLDKVDYEGDNWLRHWFLDIQKSKDRKLSIFSNLSDWNAFIRSTLKESARVLKKGSYMVMEVGEVKKGNSILYLDEDVVRMAEGTGLVWNKTYVHTQSFTKLSNCWQVSNNEKGTNSNRCVVLRKVL, from the coding sequence ATGGCAGGAGCAGGCAGATTATTAAAGGATTCAGAAAAGATTGTATTTGGTGAGTTTTGGACAGCAAAACAACGCCAAGGACATCCAATTCATCATACTGTAAGTTATAGAGCATCATTTAAGCCGGAACTTCCTTCTTTCTTTATGAAGGAATTTTTAAAAAAGAAAAATAGGGTCGTATATGATCCGTTTGGTGGTAGGGGTACAACTGCCATCCAAGCCAATATTGAAGGCCATGTAGCAGTTCATAACGACATACACCCATTGTCGATTTTTCTTGCTAGTGCGAGACAATATGTTCCCAAACTTGAAGATTTAGAAAAAAAGTTAAACTCTTTAGATTTAGATTCTGAAGTAGAAGATGATCCTTTTGATGTGAATTTACTTCCTTTTTTTCATCCAAGAACACTCAAAGAAATCAAAAACCTAAAGAAGTATATGGCAGAAGATTTTTCTGTGGAGATGAGATTTATTTCACTCATCGCACTTTCTAGGTTACATGGGCATAGCACTGGATTTTTTTCAGTTTATACTTTTCCGCAAGTTTCAATTCCACCGGAAGCACAGGCAAAAAATAATATCAAACGTGGACAAAGTCCGGAATACCGTCCGATCAAACCAAGAATTTTTCAAAAAATGAAACGTGATCTAGCTCTTCCGATTCCTCCGTTTTATCATGAATTTTCTAAAAACAATTTGTATTCTTTGAATTCCGCGAATTCAGTTCCCAATGTGGCTTCAGAATCTGTGGATTTGATTGTGACTTCTCCACCTTTCCTGGATAAGGTGGACTATGAAGGCGACAACTGGTTGCGTCATTGGTTTTTGGACATCCAAAAGTCCAAAGATAGAAAACTCAGTATCTTTAGCAACTTAAGTGATTGGAATGCTTTTATTCGGTCCACTCTGAAGGAATCAGCAAGGGTTCTCAAAAAAGGATCCTATATGGTAATGGAAGTGGGTGAAGTCAAAAAAGGAAATTCCATTCTTTATTTGGATGAAGATGTGGTGAGGATGGCTGAGGGGACGGGCCTTGTTTGGAATAAAACTTACGTC